In one window of Gossypium arboreum isolate Shixiya-1 chromosome 4, ASM2569848v2, whole genome shotgun sequence DNA:
- the LOC108459125 gene encoding transcription factor bHLH168-like, protein MDNGNVASMRISRCLVERERRKHMKSLFTKLSSLLPIQQTKMSVPEMVDQATAYVKELQGRLEQYQGTKVQLERTCEMRKRKRMIRPVLNVRDLGYNLEVNLITGLNLEFALSDFINILQEEGADILSATCHQAGDKAIYTILCQAIYPRIGIETSSVHERLKSLIC, encoded by the exons ATGGACAACGGCAATGTTGCTTCAATGAGGATCAGTCGGTGTTTGGTCGAAAGAGAACGAAGGAAGCACATGAAATCTCTCTTTACAAAGCTATCTTCTTTGCTTCCCATTCAACAAACCAAG ATGTCGGTGCCGGAGATGGTGGATCAGGCGACGGCGTACGTGAAGGAGTTACAAGGGAGGTTGGAACAATACCAAGGGACTAAGGTGCAATTAGAACGGACTTGTGAAATGAGGAAGAGGAAAAGGATGATAAGGCCAGTTCTTAATGTGAGAGATTTGGGGTATAATTTGGAAGTGAATTTGATCACTGGGTTGAATTTGGAGTTTGCATTGTCTGATTTTATCAACATTCTTCAAGAAGAAGGAGCTGATATTTTGAGTGCAACTTGTCATCAAGCAGGAGATAAGGCAATCTATACAATTCTTTGCCAG GCAATCTACCCTAGGATTGGTATTGAAACTTCAAGTGTGCATGAAAGGTTGAAGAGTCTAATAtgttga